The window GCTTATTCATTTTTTTTACCACGGAAACACGGAAACACGGAAAAAGAAAAAGTAGGTGTGAACTATTAGTTCACGTTTTAACCTTTCACCTTTCACCTTTCACCTTTAACCTGCCTTTCTAACATACATTTTGCCTGGTAATTCTGAGACCAAACCATCCATCACAAGTTCTAAAAGAATTACTGAAAGTTTTTCAACTGGCATATTTGTTTTTTCAGATATTATATCAATATGAACCGGTTCAAAGGCGATTGTATTCCAAACCGTATCTGTTTTTTCGTCTAACTTTTTATGCTCGGCGATAACTTTAAGATTCTTTCTGGTTTTCTCAACAAAATTTTTTAATATGTTGATTTCGTTTATTATATCATCAACTCCTGAAACAAGTTTTGCACCTTCTTTTATAAGTGTATTGGGTCCTTTTGAGTATTTAGAAAAAATACTGCCCGGTATTGCAAATACATCTCTGCCTTGCTCTATCGCTGATTTGGCAGTTATCAACGCACCACTTTTTTCGTCTGCTTCAACCACTACAACACCAAGCGAAAGTCCACTGATTAGCCGATTCCGTCTCGGAAAATTTTGTCTGTCTGGCTTGGTATGCAATGGGAACTCCGAAATTACAGCACCATTTTCTGCAATTCTGTCTTCAAGCTTCCTGTTTTCAGGTGGATAATGATACGACAGCCCATTCCCTAAAACAGCAATTGTTCGGCCTTTTTCTGAAACCGCAGTTTGATGCGCAACAGTATCAATCCCACGAGCAAGCCCACTAACTATTGTAATCCCTGCATTTACCAGTTCCCGTGTCAGATATTCACATACCATTTTCCCATATGTAGTAAGCCGTCTTGTGCCAACAATCGCAACTGCAATAGCATCCCGTTCGGAAATATTACCTTTGGTATAAAGCACCGGCGGATAATCATAAATCGTCTTTAATGTTTGTGGATAGTTATCCATAAAAGCCGCGATAATTTGGAACCCATTTTTTTCTGCTTCTTTAATCTCCTTCTGGACATCAATCTTGTTTCTTTCTTCAGCGATTATTTTGGCAGTTTTTGGTTCTATTCCTTCAACCTGTAAAAGTTCGTTTTCGGATACAGATAATACTTTTGAAGCGGTACCAAAAAAATCTATCAGTTTTTTAAACCTGACAGGACCTATAACAGAAATCTGGTTTAACAAAATCCAGGATTCTAACTCGGCAGACATAATGATATATTATACTATAATTTCATAAAAAGTCAAATACAAAAAATGGAGCTGACCGGGATTGAACCGGTAACCTCATCGTTGCGAACGATACGCTCTCCCAATTGAGCTACAGCCCCATTATCAAATTTTTATTCTTAAAATATCACCATCTTTAACTATATAGTCCTTGCCTTCGGTAGCGACGAGTCCTTTTTCATGAAGTATCTTTTCAGAACCGTATTTTTCAAGTTCAGCAAAATTGAATACCTCTGCCCTGATAAAATTCTTTTCAAAATCAGTATGGATTTTACCTGCTGATTTCTGGGCAGTTGTACCTTTCTTTATCTGCCATGCGCGGATTTCAGTTCCAACAGTCGTATAGAATATGATTAAATCAAGCAGTTTGTAACTTGCAAGTATCAGTTTATCTAATTCTGAGTTTAGACTCAACTCTTTTTTGTCGTCGGTTGAAAGTTCTAAAAGTTCTTCTTCAAGTTTTGCATTTATTGGAATCAATTTGTAATTTGTAATTTGTAATTTGTAATTTGTCTCTTTTACATTCGCAATATAAACTACTGGAATTGAAGAAAGCAATTTTATATCAGCAAGTTCTAATTTGGACATTTGTCCTATTTCAATATCAGATTTAATTTTATACAGAATCTCAAGTTCTTCTTTTGCTTCTTTAATCCCGCATTTTGCTCGTGAAGCAATTGCAGAAATTCGTTTTACAACAACTTCTAAATCAGCAAGAAAAAGTTCAGTTTTTATAATTTCAATTTCATCAACAATAGAAGCGTTTTCTCGGAAACAACCAACCACCTGAACTAACGCATCCATTTCTCTTATATGCGAAAGAAATTTATTCCCAAGCCCTTCACCTTTTGAGGCACCTTTTACAAGCCCTGCTATATCTACAAACTTGATTGTGGTTGGTGTAAGTTTTTCTGGTTTGTAAAGTTCGCCAAGTTTTGTCAGCCGAGTATCAGGTACAGAAACAATACCTACATTGGGCTCAATAGTTGTAAATGGGTAATCGGCAACCCCAACATGCGCATTGGTAAGTGCATTAAAAAGTGTTGACTTCCCTACATTCGGCAATCCAATAATCCCGATTTGCATACAAGACAAGCGACTTCATCGCAGTGATTACAGCGAGAAAGTTATTACCTATGTACTTAATCTCCATAGAATTAGCTTCCATTGCACCACAGATTTCACCAATATTAATGGCAACTTTCTTGTTCACTTTATAAGTCATCTTTCTCTTAAATTATCTCTTTTTTGTTTTCTGTTTTGCTTTTGTATCAATACGATGTCTAAACATCCAGTAGTGTGTTTTCAGGCTTTGAATATAAGATTGGTCCTGAAGAACAACCTTTTGTATCATATCCAAAATTTTAGGGGCAATATCTGATTGAGGACTACCAAAATTTAGAGCAGGACCTTTTAATTCGTTTATGACTGCTGTATCATCATCTCCCATCCCTTTTGCATAGAACTCAGGACTTTCCCATCCATAAGCGACAACAGCCACCACATGGTTAGTCAGTGAAGATGTGACATAAAAAAATACCCGTCTGCAATCACAACCGGGTTCATCACAGTACATTTCAAGCGGTGAATAGTGTGCCGGAGGTAAATCCCATGGCGAGTTCTCAAGCACAGTGATGGTGCGTGTTTCTCGTTCTGCTATATCAGGAAAATAATCATGAAATAAAATATATGGCATATGTTTCCCGCAGTTAACTTTTTACTCATAATTTTAATTTTAAATTCTTTTATCTATTTATCACCAATTTTTATTTCCCGCTTTAATAGGAATATCTCTAGCAATTAGTAGTATAGGGGAGACATATCAAACACAAAATGTCAGACGATAAAATCAAACATGCGGGCTTGATGAATTGCTTCCTGTGTAATGCCCGTCTTTACTAACTCACTTATTTTAACATTTTCAGGTTTGTCTGTCAATCCTAATTTCAAAAAATCTTCAGATACCCTTATCTGTCCTACTACTATTGATAACAGTTGTTTCTGTTGATATGGTGGGATTTCTCCAAAAACCTCATCAAAACTCACCAATGCCTGTCTTACAATTTCCTTTTCAACCATATCTTTCTGTATATCTTCAACCATCAATTTCAGGGTTTCTATTGCTTGCTCAATCTGTTCTCTTCTTTTTGCTAATTCACCAAGTTTTTCTTGTATAAAAATGTTTCCATCTCCAGATATTGTATTCAAATACTTACGAATAATCCCTTCAGCAAGGGACTTAATTTCATTAAGTTCGTCCTCTAATAATTTCTGTTGTTTTTTCAAATTCGGTAATTCTTCCTGTAATCTCCTATTTGTCAAATCTACGATTCTGTCAAGTGTTTTGTCTTTTAATGCCGGATTTTTTATTCTATCCTTTACTATCGTCTCAATTTCATCAGAAGGTATCTTGAATCTGCATTCCCTATTTTTACAGCGATAATAATAATAGCGAGTATTATTTGCACCAGTCCTTGCACAACCTTCCATCTCAGTTCCACATTTGTCACAGTATATTAGCCCACAATTGAAAATGTAATTATGTCTATGAAGTGTTTTTACAATCTGTCCATCCTGCTTTATGTGTAAAGTATAATCAACTCCATTGTGTTTGGTTTTTTCATTTGACTGAATTAGTTTTTGAACAGCCAAAAATTTATCTTCAGATACTATCGGTTGCCATACACCATCTATAATGTGATATCTTTCTTCTTCTGGGAGTTTTTCTTTAGGCAAATAACTTCTTCTCTTATTTATCTCTTTCTTTCCGATGTATGTCTGATTTGCTAATAAATTTCTCATTGCTGAATAGGTAAATTCCTTCTCGGGATGAATTTTTCCATCTCTCCCAGTATACTCTTTCGTTCTATATCCCTGACTGTTCGCAACTTTGCAAGTTTCCGCAACAGAACCAACAGATAAATATATATCCATACAAGCATTCACTACTCCTGCCTCTTTTTCATTTGGAATTAAAATTCCTTTCTGCGATTTCTCGGTAGGCAAATCATAGCCTAATATCTGTCCACCAACCCAAAGACCCCTCTCTGCTCTTGCCCGTG is drawn from Elusimicrobiota bacterium and contains these coding sequences:
- the ychF gene encoding redox-regulated ATPase YchF; this translates as MQIGIIGLPNVGKSTLFNALTNAHVGVADYPFTTIEPNVGIVSVPDTRLTKLGELYKPEKLTPTTIKFVDIAGLVKGASKGEGLGNKFLSHIREMDALVQVVGCFRENASIVDEIEIIKTELFLADLEVVVKRISAIASRAKCGIKEAKEELEILYKIKSDIEIGQMSKLELADIKLLSSIPVVYIANVKETNYKLQITNYKLIPINAKLEEELLELSTDDKKELSLNSELDKLILASYKLLDLIIFYTTVGTEIRAWQIKKGTTAQKSAGKIHTDFEKNFIRAEVFNFAELEKYGSEKILHEKGLVATEGKDYIVKDGDILRIKI
- a CDS encoding recombinase family protein is translated as MLQNIEKCKINTVMCTALDRMFRSTKDLLSFIDDYVKKYEIDFICLKERFDTTTAQGRAFMTITGAMAEFERAINSQRSKASARARAERGLWVGGQILGYDLPTEKSQKGILIPNEKEAGVVNACMDIYLSVGSVAETCKVANSQGYRTKEYTGRDGKIHPEKEFTYSAMRNLLANQTYIGKKEINKRRSYLPKEKLPEEERYHIIDGVWQPIVSEDKFLAVQKLIQSNEKTKHNGVDYTLHIKQDGQIVKTLHRHNYIFNCGLIYCDKCGTEMEGCARTGANNTRYYYYRCKNRECRFKIPSDEIETIVKDRIKNPALKDKTLDRIVDLTNRRLQEELPNLKKQQKLLEDELNEIKSLAEGIIRKYLNTISGDGNIFIQEKLGELAKRREQIEQAIETLKLMVEDIQKDMVEKEIVRQALVSFDEVFGEIPPYQQKQLLSIVVGQIRVSEDFLKLGLTDKPENVKISELVKTGITQEAIHQARMFDFIV
- the dprA gene encoding DNA-processing protein DprA, whose protein sequence is MSAELESWILLNQISVIGPVRFKKLIDFFGTASKVLSVSENELLQVEGIEPKTAKIIAEERNKIDVQKEIKEAEKNGFQIIAAFMDNYPQTLKTIYDYPPVLYTKGNISERDAIAVAIVGTRRLTTYGKMVCEYLTRELVNAGITIVSGLARGIDTVAHQTAVSEKGRTIAVLGNGLSYHYPPENRKLEDRIAENGAVISEFPLHTKPDRQNFPRRNRLISGLSLGVVVVEADEKSGALITAKSAIEQGRDVFAIPGSIFSKYSKGPNTLIKEGAKLVSGVDDIINEINILKNFVEKTRKNLKVIAEHKKLDEKTDTVWNTIAFEPVHIDIISEKTNMPVEKLSVILLELVMDGLVSELPGKMYVRKAG